Proteins encoded together in one Oenanthe melanoleuca isolate GR-GAL-2019-014 chromosome 7, OMel1.0, whole genome shotgun sequence window:
- the MLPH gene encoding melanophilin isoform X6: MGRKLDLSKLTDEEAKHVWEVVQRDFDLRKKEEERLEELKCKIDQESSKREFLTNQSHLNETHCVHCLQPFKFLLNSKRQCLDCHFYTCKNCSRYNKKEQGWVCDPCRLSRIVKIGSLEWYYEHVRSRFKRFGSAKVLQSLYGRLQPGQGLNSAFLGLHDRVYSLPDINRECQLLTSCEAGDDSDEEDSVLRGAEAERYSRSFPDFPNSAEDGSQESRITDADLVFHHVLQEPRVSTPEQHFSTEVRLTLNARRRSLERSPKPGMPRARYSADMDTSDEDVKGAQLPTHPPHMKRRNRASSQENISHSSNQSPAPESHTDPDAEEEELKRKLEELASNISDKEVSSDEEEHEEEKKAKKPEMSSSSDCMARDVRKRSSAQALSEITAKVLRAINATEEAVRESLHGESQGCALPAGQLPALPDGREVAEVYRELEENVYLTAGKTYQLEKSLKELEEGAQHSGTTDSELSELEDKVASAAAQVQQAESEISDIESRIAALSAAGLTVKSVEKAKKKSSVQAARLHSPDPASSSPGESLDDIKAMPGLQRFRRKFNSPLEITSFEESFERNSAYRGSLTQRNPNGKNRRVERLFAKPVMTHLS, encoded by the exons GGAGCTGAAATGCAAGATCGACCAGGAGAGCAGCAAGAGAGAGTTCCTGACCAATCAGTCCCACCTCAATGAAACTCACTGtgtgcactgcctgcagcccttCAAGTTCCTGCTGAACAGCAAGAGGCAGTGCCTGGACTGCCACTTCTACACCTGCAAGAACTGCAGCCGCTACAACaagaaggagcagggctgggtctgCGATCCCTGCCGCctctccag GATTGTGAAGATTGGCTCCCTGGAGTGGTACTACGAACACGTGCGCTCCCGCTTCAAGAGGTTTGGAAGTGCCAAAGTGCTGCAGTCCCTCTAtggcaggctgcagccaggccaggggctCAACTCTGCCTTTCTGG GTCTTCATGACAGAGTTTATAGCCTGCCAGACATTAACA GAGAGTGCCAGCTGCTCACCAGCTGTGAAGCAGGGGATGACAGCGATGAGGAGGACAGTGTCCTTCGTGGAGCTGAAGCAGAGCGCTACAGCAGA TCCTTCCCAGATTTCCCCAACTCAGCTGAAGATGGCTCCCAGGAGTCCAGGATCACGGATGCAGACCTGGTGTTCCACCATGTCCTGCAGGAGCCAAGGGTGAGCACTCCAGAGCAGCACTTCAGCACAGAGGTTCGGCTCACCCTCAACGCACGCAGGaggagcctggagaggagcccaAAGCCTG GCATGCCCCGGGCTCGGTACTCAGCAGATATGGACACCTCTGATGAGGATGTGAAGGGAGCCCAGCTCCCAACTCACCCACCCCACATGAAACGCAGGAACAGAGCCTCCTCCCAGGAGAACATCAGCCACTCCTCAAACCAG TCTCCAGCCCCAGAGTCCCACACTGATCCTgatgctgaggaggaggagttgAAGAggaagctggaggagctggccAGCAACATCAGTGACAAAGAAGTCTCTTCTGATGAGGAGGAGcatgaagaagagaagaaagcaaagaaaccaGAGATGAGTTCCTCCAGTGATTGCATGGCCAGAGATGTAAGAAAG AGGTCGTCGGCTCAGGCTTTGAGTGAGATCACGGCCAAAGTGCTGAGAGCCATAAACGCCACGGAGGAAGCGGTGCGGGAGTCCCTGCACGGagagagccagggctgtgccctgcctgcagggcagctgccagccctgccagatgGGAGAGAGGTGGCCGAAGTGTACCGGGAGCTTGAGGAAAAT gtGTACCTGACTGCTGGGAAGACCTACCAGCTTGAGAAGAGCCTGAAGGAGCTTGAGGAAGGGGCTCAGCACAGTGGCACTACGGACTCAGAGCTGTCAGAGCTGGAGGACAAAGtggcttcagcagctgctcaggtgcagcaggcagagagtgAG ATTTCGGATATTGAATCCCGAATTGCAGCCCTGTCTGCTGCAGGCCTGACAGTGAAGTCTGTGGAAAAGGCAAAGAAGAAGTCCAGTGTGCAG GCTGCCCGTCTCCATTCTCCTgatcctgccagcagcagtccTGGGGAGTCTTTGGATGACATTAAA GCAATGCCCGGACTGCAGAGGTTCAGGAGGAAGTTCAACAGCCCCCTGGAAATCACCA GTTTTGAGGAGTCCTTCGAGCGGAACTCGGCGTACCGCGGCTCGCTGACGCAGAGGAACCCCAACGGCAAGAACAGGAGGGTGGAGCGGCTCTTCGCG AAGCCTGTGATGACCCACCTGTCCTGA
- the MLPH gene encoding melanophilin isoform X1, protein MGRKLDLSKLTDEEAKHVWEVVQRDFDLRKKEEERLEELKCKIDQESSKREFLTNQSHLNETHCVHCLQPFKFLLNSKRQCLDCHFYTCKNCSRYNKKEQGWVCDPCRLSRIVKIGSLEWYYEHVRSRFKRFGSAKVLQSLYGRLQPGQGLNSAFLGLHDRVYSLPDINRECQLLTSCEAGDDSDEEDSVLRGAEAERYSRMCKTKRLLSVHPFDFELDSDYSAQSRRQSVQLSPAASSPDAFQSFPDFPNSAEDGSQESRITDADLVFHHVLQEPRVSTPEQHFSTEVRLTLNARRRSLERSPKPGMPRARYSADMDTSDEDVKGAQLPTHPPHMKRRNRASSQENISHSSNQIHELNTRMSAIERVLNRLEEKILMHSHESPAPESHTDPDAEEEELKRKLEELASNISDKEVSSDEEEHEEEKKAKKPEMSSSSDCMARDVRKRSSAQALSEITAKVLRAINATEEAVRESLHGESQGCALPAGQLPALPDGREVAEVYRELEENVYLTAGKTYQLEKSLKELEEGAQHSGTTDSELSELEDKVASAAAQVQQAESEISDIESRIAALSAAGLTVKSVEKAKKKSSVQAARLHSPDPASSSPGESLDDIKAMPGLQRFRRKFNSPLEITSFEESFERNSAYRGSLTQRNPNGKNRRVERLFAKPVMTHLS, encoded by the exons GGAGCTGAAATGCAAGATCGACCAGGAGAGCAGCAAGAGAGAGTTCCTGACCAATCAGTCCCACCTCAATGAAACTCACTGtgtgcactgcctgcagcccttCAAGTTCCTGCTGAACAGCAAGAGGCAGTGCCTGGACTGCCACTTCTACACCTGCAAGAACTGCAGCCGCTACAACaagaaggagcagggctgggtctgCGATCCCTGCCGCctctccag GATTGTGAAGATTGGCTCCCTGGAGTGGTACTACGAACACGTGCGCTCCCGCTTCAAGAGGTTTGGAAGTGCCAAAGTGCTGCAGTCCCTCTAtggcaggctgcagccaggccaggggctCAACTCTGCCTTTCTGG GTCTTCATGACAGAGTTTATAGCCTGCCAGACATTAACA GAGAGTGCCAGCTGCTCACCAGCTGTGAAGCAGGGGATGACAGCGATGAGGAGGACAGTGTCCTTCGTGGAGCTGAAGCAGAGCGCTACAGCAGA ATGTGCAAGACAAAGCGTCTGCTGTCTGTGCATCCCTTTGATTTCGAGCTGGACTCGGATTACTCTGCTCAGTCTCGCCGCCAGTCTGTGCAGctctctccagcagccagcagcccgGATGCTTTCCAG TCCTTCCCAGATTTCCCCAACTCAGCTGAAGATGGCTCCCAGGAGTCCAGGATCACGGATGCAGACCTGGTGTTCCACCATGTCCTGCAGGAGCCAAGGGTGAGCACTCCAGAGCAGCACTTCAGCACAGAGGTTCGGCTCACCCTCAACGCACGCAGGaggagcctggagaggagcccaAAGCCTG GCATGCCCCGGGCTCGGTACTCAGCAGATATGGACACCTCTGATGAGGATGTGAAGGGAGCCCAGCTCCCAACTCACCCACCCCACATGAAACGCAGGAACAGAGCCTCCTCCCAGGAGAACATCAGCCACTCCTCAAACCAG ATCCATGAGCTCAACACTCGCATGTCCGCAATCGAACGCGTGCTGAACCgcttggaggaaaaaatcctgaTGCACTCTCACGAG TCTCCAGCCCCAGAGTCCCACACTGATCCTgatgctgaggaggaggagttgAAGAggaagctggaggagctggccAGCAACATCAGTGACAAAGAAGTCTCTTCTGATGAGGAGGAGcatgaagaagagaagaaagcaaagaaaccaGAGATGAGTTCCTCCAGTGATTGCATGGCCAGAGATGTAAGAAAG AGGTCGTCGGCTCAGGCTTTGAGTGAGATCACGGCCAAAGTGCTGAGAGCCATAAACGCCACGGAGGAAGCGGTGCGGGAGTCCCTGCACGGagagagccagggctgtgccctgcctgcagggcagctgccagccctgccagatgGGAGAGAGGTGGCCGAAGTGTACCGGGAGCTTGAGGAAAAT gtGTACCTGACTGCTGGGAAGACCTACCAGCTTGAGAAGAGCCTGAAGGAGCTTGAGGAAGGGGCTCAGCACAGTGGCACTACGGACTCAGAGCTGTCAGAGCTGGAGGACAAAGtggcttcagcagctgctcaggtgcagcaggcagagagtgAG ATTTCGGATATTGAATCCCGAATTGCAGCCCTGTCTGCTGCAGGCCTGACAGTGAAGTCTGTGGAAAAGGCAAAGAAGAAGTCCAGTGTGCAG GCTGCCCGTCTCCATTCTCCTgatcctgccagcagcagtccTGGGGAGTCTTTGGATGACATTAAA GCAATGCCCGGACTGCAGAGGTTCAGGAGGAAGTTCAACAGCCCCCTGGAAATCACCA GTTTTGAGGAGTCCTTCGAGCGGAACTCGGCGTACCGCGGCTCGCTGACGCAGAGGAACCCCAACGGCAAGAACAGGAGGGTGGAGCGGCTCTTCGCG AAGCCTGTGATGACCCACCTGTCCTGA
- the MLPH gene encoding melanophilin isoform X7: MGRKLDLSKLTDEEAKHVWEVVQRDFDLRKKEEERLEELKCKIDQESSKREFLTNQSHLNETHCVHCLQPFKFLLNSKRQCLDCHFYTCKNCSRYNKKEQGWVCDPCRLSRIVKIGSLEWYYEHVRSRFKRFGSAKVLQSLYGRLQPGQGLNSAFLGLHDRVYSLPDINRECQLLTSCEAGDDSDEEDSVLRGAEAERYSRSFPDFPNSAEDGSQESRITDADLVFHHVLQEPRVSTPEQHFSTEVRLTLNARRRSLERSPKPGMPRARYSADMDTSDEDVKGAQLPTHPPHMKRRNRASSQENISHSSNQSPAPESHTDPDAEEEELKRKLEELASNISDKEVSSDEEEHEEEKKAKKPEMSSSSDCMARDVRKVYLTAGKTYQLEKSLKELEEGAQHSGTTDSELSELEDKVASAAAQVQQAESEISDIESRIAALSAAGLTVKSVEKAKKKSSVQAARLHSPDPASSSPGESLDDIKAMPGLQRFRRKFNSPLEITSFEESFERNSAYRGSLTQRNPNGKNRRVERLFAKPVMTHLS, from the exons GGAGCTGAAATGCAAGATCGACCAGGAGAGCAGCAAGAGAGAGTTCCTGACCAATCAGTCCCACCTCAATGAAACTCACTGtgtgcactgcctgcagcccttCAAGTTCCTGCTGAACAGCAAGAGGCAGTGCCTGGACTGCCACTTCTACACCTGCAAGAACTGCAGCCGCTACAACaagaaggagcagggctgggtctgCGATCCCTGCCGCctctccag GATTGTGAAGATTGGCTCCCTGGAGTGGTACTACGAACACGTGCGCTCCCGCTTCAAGAGGTTTGGAAGTGCCAAAGTGCTGCAGTCCCTCTAtggcaggctgcagccaggccaggggctCAACTCTGCCTTTCTGG GTCTTCATGACAGAGTTTATAGCCTGCCAGACATTAACA GAGAGTGCCAGCTGCTCACCAGCTGTGAAGCAGGGGATGACAGCGATGAGGAGGACAGTGTCCTTCGTGGAGCTGAAGCAGAGCGCTACAGCAGA TCCTTCCCAGATTTCCCCAACTCAGCTGAAGATGGCTCCCAGGAGTCCAGGATCACGGATGCAGACCTGGTGTTCCACCATGTCCTGCAGGAGCCAAGGGTGAGCACTCCAGAGCAGCACTTCAGCACAGAGGTTCGGCTCACCCTCAACGCACGCAGGaggagcctggagaggagcccaAAGCCTG GCATGCCCCGGGCTCGGTACTCAGCAGATATGGACACCTCTGATGAGGATGTGAAGGGAGCCCAGCTCCCAACTCACCCACCCCACATGAAACGCAGGAACAGAGCCTCCTCCCAGGAGAACATCAGCCACTCCTCAAACCAG TCTCCAGCCCCAGAGTCCCACACTGATCCTgatgctgaggaggaggagttgAAGAggaagctggaggagctggccAGCAACATCAGTGACAAAGAAGTCTCTTCTGATGAGGAGGAGcatgaagaagagaagaaagcaaagaaaccaGAGATGAGTTCCTCCAGTGATTGCATGGCCAGAGATGTAAGAAAG gtGTACCTGACTGCTGGGAAGACCTACCAGCTTGAGAAGAGCCTGAAGGAGCTTGAGGAAGGGGCTCAGCACAGTGGCACTACGGACTCAGAGCTGTCAGAGCTGGAGGACAAAGtggcttcagcagctgctcaggtgcagcaggcagagagtgAG ATTTCGGATATTGAATCCCGAATTGCAGCCCTGTCTGCTGCAGGCCTGACAGTGAAGTCTGTGGAAAAGGCAAAGAAGAAGTCCAGTGTGCAG GCTGCCCGTCTCCATTCTCCTgatcctgccagcagcagtccTGGGGAGTCTTTGGATGACATTAAA GCAATGCCCGGACTGCAGAGGTTCAGGAGGAAGTTCAACAGCCCCCTGGAAATCACCA GTTTTGAGGAGTCCTTCGAGCGGAACTCGGCGTACCGCGGCTCGCTGACGCAGAGGAACCCCAACGGCAAGAACAGGAGGGTGGAGCGGCTCTTCGCG AAGCCTGTGATGACCCACCTGTCCTGA
- the MLPH gene encoding melanophilin isoform X2 encodes MGRKLDLSKLTDEEAKHVWEVVQRDFDLRKKEEERLEELKCKIDQESSKREFLTNQSHLNETHCVHCLQPFKFLLNSKRQCLDCHFYTCKNCSRYNKKEQGWVCDPCRLSRIVKIGSLEWYYEHVRSRFKRFGSAKVLQSLYGRLQPGQGLNSAFLGLHDRVYSLPDINRECQLLTSCEAGDDSDEEDSVLRGAEAERYSRMCKTKRLLSVHPFDFELDSDYSAQSRRQSVQLSPAASSPDAFQSFPDFPNSAEDGSQESRITDADLVFHHVLQEPRVSTPEQHFSTEVRLTLNARRRSLERSPKPGMPRARYSADMDTSDEDVKGAQLPTHPPHMKRRNRASSQENISHSSNQSPAPESHTDPDAEEEELKRKLEELASNISDKEVSSDEEEHEEEKKAKKPEMSSSSDCMARDVRKRSSAQALSEITAKVLRAINATEEAVRESLHGESQGCALPAGQLPALPDGREVAEVYRELEENVYLTAGKTYQLEKSLKELEEGAQHSGTTDSELSELEDKVASAAAQVQQAESEISDIESRIAALSAAGLTVKSVEKAKKKSSVQAARLHSPDPASSSPGESLDDIKAMPGLQRFRRKFNSPLEITSFEESFERNSAYRGSLTQRNPNGKNRRVERLFAKPVMTHLS; translated from the exons GGAGCTGAAATGCAAGATCGACCAGGAGAGCAGCAAGAGAGAGTTCCTGACCAATCAGTCCCACCTCAATGAAACTCACTGtgtgcactgcctgcagcccttCAAGTTCCTGCTGAACAGCAAGAGGCAGTGCCTGGACTGCCACTTCTACACCTGCAAGAACTGCAGCCGCTACAACaagaaggagcagggctgggtctgCGATCCCTGCCGCctctccag GATTGTGAAGATTGGCTCCCTGGAGTGGTACTACGAACACGTGCGCTCCCGCTTCAAGAGGTTTGGAAGTGCCAAAGTGCTGCAGTCCCTCTAtggcaggctgcagccaggccaggggctCAACTCTGCCTTTCTGG GTCTTCATGACAGAGTTTATAGCCTGCCAGACATTAACA GAGAGTGCCAGCTGCTCACCAGCTGTGAAGCAGGGGATGACAGCGATGAGGAGGACAGTGTCCTTCGTGGAGCTGAAGCAGAGCGCTACAGCAGA ATGTGCAAGACAAAGCGTCTGCTGTCTGTGCATCCCTTTGATTTCGAGCTGGACTCGGATTACTCTGCTCAGTCTCGCCGCCAGTCTGTGCAGctctctccagcagccagcagcccgGATGCTTTCCAG TCCTTCCCAGATTTCCCCAACTCAGCTGAAGATGGCTCCCAGGAGTCCAGGATCACGGATGCAGACCTGGTGTTCCACCATGTCCTGCAGGAGCCAAGGGTGAGCACTCCAGAGCAGCACTTCAGCACAGAGGTTCGGCTCACCCTCAACGCACGCAGGaggagcctggagaggagcccaAAGCCTG GCATGCCCCGGGCTCGGTACTCAGCAGATATGGACACCTCTGATGAGGATGTGAAGGGAGCCCAGCTCCCAACTCACCCACCCCACATGAAACGCAGGAACAGAGCCTCCTCCCAGGAGAACATCAGCCACTCCTCAAACCAG TCTCCAGCCCCAGAGTCCCACACTGATCCTgatgctgaggaggaggagttgAAGAggaagctggaggagctggccAGCAACATCAGTGACAAAGAAGTCTCTTCTGATGAGGAGGAGcatgaagaagagaagaaagcaaagaaaccaGAGATGAGTTCCTCCAGTGATTGCATGGCCAGAGATGTAAGAAAG AGGTCGTCGGCTCAGGCTTTGAGTGAGATCACGGCCAAAGTGCTGAGAGCCATAAACGCCACGGAGGAAGCGGTGCGGGAGTCCCTGCACGGagagagccagggctgtgccctgcctgcagggcagctgccagccctgccagatgGGAGAGAGGTGGCCGAAGTGTACCGGGAGCTTGAGGAAAAT gtGTACCTGACTGCTGGGAAGACCTACCAGCTTGAGAAGAGCCTGAAGGAGCTTGAGGAAGGGGCTCAGCACAGTGGCACTACGGACTCAGAGCTGTCAGAGCTGGAGGACAAAGtggcttcagcagctgctcaggtgcagcaggcagagagtgAG ATTTCGGATATTGAATCCCGAATTGCAGCCCTGTCTGCTGCAGGCCTGACAGTGAAGTCTGTGGAAAAGGCAAAGAAGAAGTCCAGTGTGCAG GCTGCCCGTCTCCATTCTCCTgatcctgccagcagcagtccTGGGGAGTCTTTGGATGACATTAAA GCAATGCCCGGACTGCAGAGGTTCAGGAGGAAGTTCAACAGCCCCCTGGAAATCACCA GTTTTGAGGAGTCCTTCGAGCGGAACTCGGCGTACCGCGGCTCGCTGACGCAGAGGAACCCCAACGGCAAGAACAGGAGGGTGGAGCGGCTCTTCGCG AAGCCTGTGATGACCCACCTGTCCTGA
- the MLPH gene encoding melanophilin isoform X4 gives MGRKLDLSKLTDEEAKHVWEVVQRDFDLRKKEEERLEELKCKIDQESSKREFLTNQSHLNETHCVHCLQPFKFLLNSKRQCLDCHFYTCKNCSRYNKKEQGWVCDPCRLSRIVKIGSLEWYYEHVRSRFKRFGSAKVLQSLYGRLQPGQGLNSAFLGLHDRVYSLPDINRECQLLTSCEAGDDSDEEDSVLRGAEAERYSRMCKTKRLLSVHPFDFELDSDYSAQSRRQSVQLSPAASSPDAFQSFPDFPNSAEDGSQESRITDADLVFHHVLQEPRVSTPEQHFSTEVRLTLNARRRSLERSPKPGMPRARYSADMDTSDEDVKGAQLPTHPPHMKRRNRASSQENISHSSNQIHELNTRMSAIERVLNRLEEKILMHSHESPAPESHTDPDAEEEELKRKLEELASNISDKEVSSDEEEHEEEKKAKKPEMSSSSDCMARDVRKVYLTAGKTYQLEKSLKELEEGAQHSGTTDSELSELEDKVASAAAQVQQAESEISDIESRIAALSAAGLTVKSVEKAKKKSSVQAARLHSPDPASSSPGESLDDIKAMPGLQRFRRKFNSPLEITSFEESFERNSAYRGSLTQRNPNGKNRRVERLFAKPVMTHLS, from the exons GGAGCTGAAATGCAAGATCGACCAGGAGAGCAGCAAGAGAGAGTTCCTGACCAATCAGTCCCACCTCAATGAAACTCACTGtgtgcactgcctgcagcccttCAAGTTCCTGCTGAACAGCAAGAGGCAGTGCCTGGACTGCCACTTCTACACCTGCAAGAACTGCAGCCGCTACAACaagaaggagcagggctgggtctgCGATCCCTGCCGCctctccag GATTGTGAAGATTGGCTCCCTGGAGTGGTACTACGAACACGTGCGCTCCCGCTTCAAGAGGTTTGGAAGTGCCAAAGTGCTGCAGTCCCTCTAtggcaggctgcagccaggccaggggctCAACTCTGCCTTTCTGG GTCTTCATGACAGAGTTTATAGCCTGCCAGACATTAACA GAGAGTGCCAGCTGCTCACCAGCTGTGAAGCAGGGGATGACAGCGATGAGGAGGACAGTGTCCTTCGTGGAGCTGAAGCAGAGCGCTACAGCAGA ATGTGCAAGACAAAGCGTCTGCTGTCTGTGCATCCCTTTGATTTCGAGCTGGACTCGGATTACTCTGCTCAGTCTCGCCGCCAGTCTGTGCAGctctctccagcagccagcagcccgGATGCTTTCCAG TCCTTCCCAGATTTCCCCAACTCAGCTGAAGATGGCTCCCAGGAGTCCAGGATCACGGATGCAGACCTGGTGTTCCACCATGTCCTGCAGGAGCCAAGGGTGAGCACTCCAGAGCAGCACTTCAGCACAGAGGTTCGGCTCACCCTCAACGCACGCAGGaggagcctggagaggagcccaAAGCCTG GCATGCCCCGGGCTCGGTACTCAGCAGATATGGACACCTCTGATGAGGATGTGAAGGGAGCCCAGCTCCCAACTCACCCACCCCACATGAAACGCAGGAACAGAGCCTCCTCCCAGGAGAACATCAGCCACTCCTCAAACCAG ATCCATGAGCTCAACACTCGCATGTCCGCAATCGAACGCGTGCTGAACCgcttggaggaaaaaatcctgaTGCACTCTCACGAG TCTCCAGCCCCAGAGTCCCACACTGATCCTgatgctgaggaggaggagttgAAGAggaagctggaggagctggccAGCAACATCAGTGACAAAGAAGTCTCTTCTGATGAGGAGGAGcatgaagaagagaagaaagcaaagaaaccaGAGATGAGTTCCTCCAGTGATTGCATGGCCAGAGATGTAAGAAAG gtGTACCTGACTGCTGGGAAGACCTACCAGCTTGAGAAGAGCCTGAAGGAGCTTGAGGAAGGGGCTCAGCACAGTGGCACTACGGACTCAGAGCTGTCAGAGCTGGAGGACAAAGtggcttcagcagctgctcaggtgcagcaggcagagagtgAG ATTTCGGATATTGAATCCCGAATTGCAGCCCTGTCTGCTGCAGGCCTGACAGTGAAGTCTGTGGAAAAGGCAAAGAAGAAGTCCAGTGTGCAG GCTGCCCGTCTCCATTCTCCTgatcctgccagcagcagtccTGGGGAGTCTTTGGATGACATTAAA GCAATGCCCGGACTGCAGAGGTTCAGGAGGAAGTTCAACAGCCCCCTGGAAATCACCA GTTTTGAGGAGTCCTTCGAGCGGAACTCGGCGTACCGCGGCTCGCTGACGCAGAGGAACCCCAACGGCAAGAACAGGAGGGTGGAGCGGCTCTTCGCG AAGCCTGTGATGACCCACCTGTCCTGA
- the MLPH gene encoding melanophilin isoform X3, which produces MGRKLDLSKLTDEEAKHVWEVVQRDFDLRKKEEERLEELKCKIDQESSKREFLTNQSHLNETHCVHCLQPFKFLLNSKRQCLDCHFYTCKNCSRYNKKEQGWVCDPCRLSRIVKIGSLEWYYEHVRSRFKRFGSAKVLQSLYGRLQPGQGLNSAFLGLHDRVYSLPDINRECQLLTSCEAGDDSDEEDSVLRGAEAERYSRSFPDFPNSAEDGSQESRITDADLVFHHVLQEPRVSTPEQHFSTEVRLTLNARRRSLERSPKPGMPRARYSADMDTSDEDVKGAQLPTHPPHMKRRNRASSQENISHSSNQIHELNTRMSAIERVLNRLEEKILMHSHESPAPESHTDPDAEEEELKRKLEELASNISDKEVSSDEEEHEEEKKAKKPEMSSSSDCMARDVRKRSSAQALSEITAKVLRAINATEEAVRESLHGESQGCALPAGQLPALPDGREVAEVYRELEENVYLTAGKTYQLEKSLKELEEGAQHSGTTDSELSELEDKVASAAAQVQQAESEISDIESRIAALSAAGLTVKSVEKAKKKSSVQAARLHSPDPASSSPGESLDDIKAMPGLQRFRRKFNSPLEITSFEESFERNSAYRGSLTQRNPNGKNRRVERLFAKPVMTHLS; this is translated from the exons GGAGCTGAAATGCAAGATCGACCAGGAGAGCAGCAAGAGAGAGTTCCTGACCAATCAGTCCCACCTCAATGAAACTCACTGtgtgcactgcctgcagcccttCAAGTTCCTGCTGAACAGCAAGAGGCAGTGCCTGGACTGCCACTTCTACACCTGCAAGAACTGCAGCCGCTACAACaagaaggagcagggctgggtctgCGATCCCTGCCGCctctccag GATTGTGAAGATTGGCTCCCTGGAGTGGTACTACGAACACGTGCGCTCCCGCTTCAAGAGGTTTGGAAGTGCCAAAGTGCTGCAGTCCCTCTAtggcaggctgcagccaggccaggggctCAACTCTGCCTTTCTGG GTCTTCATGACAGAGTTTATAGCCTGCCAGACATTAACA GAGAGTGCCAGCTGCTCACCAGCTGTGAAGCAGGGGATGACAGCGATGAGGAGGACAGTGTCCTTCGTGGAGCTGAAGCAGAGCGCTACAGCAGA TCCTTCCCAGATTTCCCCAACTCAGCTGAAGATGGCTCCCAGGAGTCCAGGATCACGGATGCAGACCTGGTGTTCCACCATGTCCTGCAGGAGCCAAGGGTGAGCACTCCAGAGCAGCACTTCAGCACAGAGGTTCGGCTCACCCTCAACGCACGCAGGaggagcctggagaggagcccaAAGCCTG GCATGCCCCGGGCTCGGTACTCAGCAGATATGGACACCTCTGATGAGGATGTGAAGGGAGCCCAGCTCCCAACTCACCCACCCCACATGAAACGCAGGAACAGAGCCTCCTCCCAGGAGAACATCAGCCACTCCTCAAACCAG ATCCATGAGCTCAACACTCGCATGTCCGCAATCGAACGCGTGCTGAACCgcttggaggaaaaaatcctgaTGCACTCTCACGAG TCTCCAGCCCCAGAGTCCCACACTGATCCTgatgctgaggaggaggagttgAAGAggaagctggaggagctggccAGCAACATCAGTGACAAAGAAGTCTCTTCTGATGAGGAGGAGcatgaagaagagaagaaagcaaagaaaccaGAGATGAGTTCCTCCAGTGATTGCATGGCCAGAGATGTAAGAAAG AGGTCGTCGGCTCAGGCTTTGAGTGAGATCACGGCCAAAGTGCTGAGAGCCATAAACGCCACGGAGGAAGCGGTGCGGGAGTCCCTGCACGGagagagccagggctgtgccctgcctgcagggcagctgccagccctgccagatgGGAGAGAGGTGGCCGAAGTGTACCGGGAGCTTGAGGAAAAT gtGTACCTGACTGCTGGGAAGACCTACCAGCTTGAGAAGAGCCTGAAGGAGCTTGAGGAAGGGGCTCAGCACAGTGGCACTACGGACTCAGAGCTGTCAGAGCTGGAGGACAAAGtggcttcagcagctgctcaggtgcagcaggcagagagtgAG ATTTCGGATATTGAATCCCGAATTGCAGCCCTGTCTGCTGCAGGCCTGACAGTGAAGTCTGTGGAAAAGGCAAAGAAGAAGTCCAGTGTGCAG GCTGCCCGTCTCCATTCTCCTgatcctgccagcagcagtccTGGGGAGTCTTTGGATGACATTAAA GCAATGCCCGGACTGCAGAGGTTCAGGAGGAAGTTCAACAGCCCCCTGGAAATCACCA GTTTTGAGGAGTCCTTCGAGCGGAACTCGGCGTACCGCGGCTCGCTGACGCAGAGGAACCCCAACGGCAAGAACAGGAGGGTGGAGCGGCTCTTCGCG AAGCCTGTGATGACCCACCTGTCCTGA